In Dehalococcoidia bacterium, the sequence GACCCCCACCCCAGACCCTCCTCCGCTGCCTGACGCGGTGAGGGAGGGGTGATTCAGTGTAACAGGAACACGGCGGATCGATGCGAGACTGCCCGTCGCGGAGCGGCGTCTGGGCGGTGGGAGGGCGCTAATCCGGTTCGGTCGTTTTGCCGCGCGGTTTTGCCTTCGGCTTGCCGGCTGCCGGCGTGCTGCCATTGGGCGAGTATCCGTTGCTCGGCGGCAGGTCGTGGCCGAAGTATGTACGCTTGGTCTCGTAGTAGCGTTCGTTATGCGGGTTCGGCGGCACGAGCAGCGGCACACGCTCGACGATCTCCAGCCCGTACGCCTCCAGCCCGGCGCGCTTGGCGGGCGAGTTCGTCATCAGCCGCATGCGCCGCACGCCGAGGTCGCGGAGAATCTGCATGCCGATGCCGTAGTCGCGCCGGTCGGCCGGGAAGCCGAGCGCCAGGTTCGCCTCGACCGTGTCCATGCCCTGGTCCTGCAGGGCGTAGGCGCGCAGCTTGTTGTGCAGGCCGATGCCGCGCCCCTCCTGCCGCATGTAGAGCACCAGGCCGCGCCCTTCCACGCCGATCCGTTGCAGCGCCAGGCGCAACTGCTCGCCGCAGTCGCAGCGCAGGCTGCCGAACACGTCGCCGGTTGCGCACTGGTCGTGCACGCGCACCAGCAGCGGCTCTGGCGCAGTCAGGTCGCCCATCGCCAGGGCAATGTGCTCGTTGTCATCGACGATGCTCTTGTAGCCGTAGATGCGAAAGTCACCGAACTCGGTCGGAAGCTGCGCCTGGGTGACGCAGGTGACGAGCTGTTCCTTGGCGAGGCGGTAGCTGATCAGGTCTTTAATCGTGATCACCTTCAGACCGTGGCGCCGGGCGAAGCGGCGGATGTCCGGCAGCCGTGCCATGTCGAGGCCCTTGGTGATCTCGCAGAGCACCGCCGCCGGATAGAGCCCGGCGAGGCGCGCCAGATCGACCGTCGCCTCGGTGTGGCCGGCGCGGACGAGCACGCCGCCCTCGCGCGCCCGCAGGGGAAACATGTGCCCCGGATAAACCAGATCGGAGGGCCGGCTGCGCGGATCGATCAGCACGCGCACGGTGTGGGCGCGGTCGTGCGCCGAGATGCCGGTGCTGACGCCGTAGCGCGCCTCGACCGACATGGTGAAGGGCGTGCCGTGCTGCGAGGTGTTTTCGCCGGGCAGCATCGGGATCTTCAGCTCGTCGATGCGCTCGGCGGTCATCGGCGAGCAGATCAGGCCGCGGCCGTGCTGCGCCATGAAGGCGATCGCATCCGGCGTGACGAATTCGGCCGCCATCGTGAGGTCGCCCTCGTTCTCGCGGTCCTCGTCGTCCACGATGATCACGAAGCGGCCGGCGCGATACTCGTCGATCGCCTCTTCGATCGTCGCCAATCCGGTTTGCCTGACCTTTGTTGCTGCCGCCACAGCGTTCCTCGTTTAACTCCGGCTGGGATCCCGCCCGCGGGTATCCGGCCGATTCACAGACGGTTTCAAAGCCGGCAGGCGGCCCCACGCCTGCGGCCGCCGCACCAGCCGACGGCCGGGCGAGAAACCGTGCCTATGCCGCGCTGCCTGCACGGCCCGCGACGATCTGTTCGACATACTTCGCTAAAATATCCGTCTCCAAGTTTACGCGATCGCCGGGCCGCCTGCGGCCGAGCGTCGTCCATTGTTGCGTGAGCGGGATGATTGTTACGCTGAACCCCGCCTGATCCCGATCTACCACGGTGAGGCTGGCGCCGTCGATGGCAATAAAGCCCTTCGCCACGATGTAGCGCATCAGCTCGGGCGGCGCTGCGAAGCGAATCATCAGCGCCGGGCCATCCGGCGTCACCGCTTCCACCGTACTGGTGCCCTCGACGTGGCCCTGCACGAAGTGGCCGCCCATGCGGTCGTTGGGCCGCAGCGCCCGTTCAAGATTCACCGGGTCGCCCGGCGCAAGCTCACCCAGGTTCGTGCGGCGTTGCGTCTCCGGCACGGTGTCCACGCTGAAGACGCCGTCGTGCATTGCGGTCACGGTGAGGCAGACGCCGTTGATGCAGATGCTGTCGCCGACGTGTGCGTCGGCGAGCACCTTGTCAGCCCGCACGCTCAGCCCGTCTTCGCGGATCGCCTCAATCGTACCCAGCTCTTCGATAATGCCCGTAAACATTGCTGCCTTCTTGAAGCTGACGAGTGAGCAACACGCAGCGGCCGGTCGTGGCTCCAACGCCAGAACCGATTTTTTCTTTTCCCTGTTCCCTATTCCCTCTTTCCGGTTCCCTCGTCCGGAATCTGCCAGTCGTCGGGCGTGCGGCCGGGCACGTA encodes:
- a CDS encoding riboflavin synthase → MFTGIIEELGTIEAIREDGLSVRADKVLADAHVGDSICINGVCLTVTAMHDGVFSVDTVPETQRRTNLGELAPGDPVNLERALRPNDRMGGHFVQGHVEGTSTVEAVTPDGPALMIRFAAPPELMRYIVAKGFIAIDGASLTVVDRDQAGFSVTIIPLTQQWTTLGRRRPGDRVNLETDILAKYVEQIVAGRAGSAA
- a CDS encoding bifunctional 3,4-dihydroxy-2-butanone-4-phosphate synthase/GTP cyclohydrolase II, which encodes MAAATKVRQTGLATIEEAIDEYRAGRFVIIVDDEDRENEGDLTMAAEFVTPDAIAFMAQHGRGLICSPMTAERIDELKIPMLPGENTSQHGTPFTMSVEARYGVSTGISAHDRAHTVRVLIDPRSRPSDLVYPGHMFPLRAREGGVLVRAGHTEATVDLARLAGLYPAAVLCEITKGLDMARLPDIRRFARRHGLKVITIKDLISYRLAKEQLVTCVTQAQLPTEFGDFRIYGYKSIVDDNEHIALAMGDLTAPEPLLVRVHDQCATGDVFGSLRCDCGEQLRLALQRIGVEGRGLVLYMRQEGRGIGLHNKLRAYALQDQGMDTVEANLALGFPADRRDYGIGMQILRDLGVRRMRLMTNSPAKRAGLEAYGLEIVERVPLLVPPNPHNERYYETKRTYFGHDLPPSNGYSPNGSTPAAGKPKAKPRGKTTEPD